The sequence AACCATTGGATCACGACTTGGTTCACCTTAGAGATTATCCTCATTTCTGCTCTTTCTCTTGATCCTCTTTTACATCATGGTATAAAAACTATTAACTATTGATATGATCTAAGATAATCGAGGAGAAAATTAAGAAAGCTAGTAGGAATAACAGTGGTGTGGTGATAGATAATAAATTGCCCAAGAAATTGAGtcataataaaaaaatgtatTTGAATGCATCAGATATGTTTGGAGTTATAttgatttttattcaattagCGAGACCTAAAAACTATTGTGTGGATTGAATCGATGAGAATTTCCATACTTGGAAGAAACAAGTTGGGGATTCATCAATTACTGATGTAGGAAAGAAAGTTTCGACCCACAGATCTCTCATTTCTCAAAGATGTGCTTTCCGAATGTTTAATGTTTCGCTCTTGTGCTGTGGATTCGAAGGAGTGGTTTTATTCACTTGCAACTTTTGATCGATCATTGAATGACACAGTATTATCACTTGCTATCCTAATCTATATTTGTAATGTGCTTTTGACCTGTCCTTTGTTTTGTTCCTCCCTTCCTTCTAGTAGGTCAAACATGCTGACAGTATTTTTTGTTTGGTTGTTTGTAATGGTTATATTTATTCTGGTTATTAGGATACaagcttaaaaaaattatttttatgtgtatattataGACGATGAACGTCTTGGTGAAAATTCAGCTTTTGTTAATGTTGATCAGTAGTTTTGTTTGGGTTTATTAGGAAGTGCTAAAGTTTGTTGGTTTAggtttttattgtttgtttgcttgtttttcaTGGAAGTTTGATGTCTTATCCTTTATTCTTGCCGTTTACTTCATTAGTAGAGCTAGGGGGCAGAGTTAAGTAGAGGTTGGGCATTGGCGAAAATTCATATGTCATATTATAAGGTCaactatttttatgtatatattgtagatgATGCACACCCTTGATGAGAATTTAACTTTCACTAATACTGATCAGTACTTTGGATTGGCTAATATCTACCTGCTACCTTTGTAACTTTGGTGTAAAGTTGTAACTTTTCTATTCACTAGTAGAGCCAGGTGTATAGTTAGAAGGGTGAAAGGGGGTCATTCggaccaacaacaacataccaagtgtaatTCCATAATCAACAAGTGGGGTCTAAGGAGGATTGAGTGTATATACCCCTACCTTGTGCAAGTAGAAGGGGTCAGCTAGACcccctttttcaaaaattcatattGTATACGTATATACAAGGTCAAAAATTCTCTTTGTTGTGTATATACTGAAGATGATAAAAATTCGGCCTCCACCCCTTTGAACGATGTTGTTTCAGTAGTTGATTGGCTAAATATCTAGCTGCTACTTTGTAACTTTGATGTAAAGCTGTAAACTTTTCTATATGTTTAATTTTTGGAGTTCTATTTCCTTTTGCTTATTCTATGCTCTAGtcaaactttttcttttaaatcattTAGCTGggtaaatatatgtatagaattggCTATCCCAAAATATCAAAGGAACTCTGGAAAAGGTTGAATGTTGACTTAGGCAAGGTGTCTATAAATTACGAGTAAGTAAAGAGAGTGAACTTTTCCTTGAAACTGAATAAACTGTTTAGAAATACTTTGATGTGATTTATTGTAAAGTAAACAGTGGAATTAAACATACAGTAAAGGAATAAGGCATCAATTATGTACCCAAGCAAAGGTATTTGAATAGTTGAAAGATTAAGAGAAAAAGGTCTATGATTCTTGTCATACCTGGAATGCACAATTATAAAAGTTAAGCCACTTAATGTATCACGAATCTACAATTGTATCAATAACCACTCATATTAGAATAGGGATTATAGTGGGATAAGTTAGAAGAGAAGCAGTGTTGTGGCACAGTTTGAGTTGTACCTATGTCTGCTTTGATCGACTTTTTAAAGTATTCTTCCTTTCTTTTACAGCTAAAATACTTCTGGTGGTAAAAAACCAACATCTTTTGCTTTGCACACTCTTGATCGGCAACTCCTTAGCAATGGAGGTTTGTGTACCAATACCTCTGCCGACTTATTTAttacttttctccttttttgttgTAGCCTCTTCCTATATTCTTGGACAAGCTTGTACCGTCGTGGGCAGCAATACTGGTATTTGTTACACTGATTCTCATATTCAAAGAGgtggtctattttatttatcaacTTAACCTTTTAGCTTGTCATCTATGGAATTTGCTCGGCTCTTTTCTTCTAACTAGGTTCGTTGCTTTTACATTTGCAGATAATTCCTCAAGCAATCTGTACTCGCTATAGATTGACAGTTGGAGCCACTGTAGCACCCCTTGTTCAGCTTCTTCTCTGGTTATTCTTCCTTATTTCTTATCCAATTAGTAAGGTATAAAGCACAACAATTATATTCTATAATTTACTCATGTAGAGTTGTCAAGTTTCCATGGTTTCCTaccagagagagagagagatgctTCACCAGCTGTGTGTTCAGTTGCTACCTTGTACTCACAATCCAAGTTAGATGACAGGGTTTAAGAAATAAAACTACATGAACCCATCAACAGCTCATAAGATTGATCTGTACTCATATACACTACGGTGGTTAATTTGTATGTTTTGTTCCTTTTCTGTAGCTtggaaagaaatgaaaagaatgCAACATAAAGTTGAATGGAGGAGTCCCTTGGTTATGTTCTCCCTCTGTTTGgatttacttgtcatattttgacgtggcacacctattaagaaaacaattatTGGTATAGTGACTTTACAATATTACTGCTATCAATTGATGTTTAGTAATAGGTATTAGAAATGATTTGGAGAATAGgtaattaatgctaagggtaaaaaataaaattttttgttttgttttttcttgatttgtcaaaaatgacgagtaaaaattaaaattaaattaggaaAATAGTGACAGGTAAATCCAAACGGAAGGAGAAaattagtaataatatcatagTTACTCCATTTTCctatctctatttattttttgttattactaTAAATGAGAAACTTCTCATGCTAATAATTTGATATGTAAAATATCCATCAGTATTATGAGATACATGGATATTCATCTTTAGAATTGGAAAAAAAGTCCAAAACCTAATGCAGCAATTTGAGAGAATTTCTCAATGCTACTTTCTGTTGTTAAGGATCTTATAGTTGGCTTGATAAAGAAAAGGGATCTTAACTTCATCCTTGTTTTTTCTTTGAGGTCTTGGATTGGATGTTAGGTAATGGGGCACATTGCCCTTCTGCGGAGAGCTGagctaaaaatatttgtgaatTTCCATGGTAATGAGGTAATCTGTTCAGTATTTCTCAATTTTTAATGCTAATCTAAGAAAGTGTAAATATATCTCTGGACAtgcaatatttttgtatatatgcaTGAACACAATCCGCTTACACGACTAAGTTCATCTCACTAAGATTAGGTGTTATAGCTAGTTAAACCTTATTTTCAATTCATTATGTTCCTTTTACTGTATGCCTCAGCTTGTTTTCTTCTTATTACTATGACTGGATGGAAAAGAAGGGGATTTGACACATAATGAAACAACAATAATTGTTGGAGCACTTGAGTTGATGGAAAAAACTGCAAAAGATGCAATGACTCCAATATCAAAGGCTTTTTCTCTTGATTTGGATGGAACACTTAACTTGTGGGTTTATAAGTTGCTGTTCAATTTTATTCAATCTTTCACAAACTCTTTATTTCCAGTTTATGTTCCACAAGAAAAATCTAAACTTGGACACTGGATTTTGGAAGTTTTTTACTTTACTGATaggtgtatatatgtatacaactCCAATCATACCAGGCGCAGTGATAAAGTTGTTTAAAAAGTGATGTTACCTTACCAAACATTGATACCGTATTTTctgaaaaaggtcaatttctatcTTGAGAAAGGCATTGACAAATCTGAAATGACACTTTGCCGATAAAAATGGTTGATGAGTTGCCACAACAAACTTAATGGTATCTTATtgcattcattttttaaatatttatttcacttctttttttgttgtttttcatataTTCACGTAATATATTTCCTTTATATCACAGTGATTGTGGAATATTTATTTGCGCGTTTGCTGAATATGTCATTCATGAGATATTCCTAAATAGATTGGCACTGGTTATGTTCGCATGAGATAATGGAGATTTGTTGTGGGATTATGGAAAGAGAAAACTAGAAGCTGGTATAAAAGATAACACTACAGAAAAGGTTTGGCAGATTATTTGGAAAGGAAAAGAGGATGCACCAGGAGTAGTAGTTTAGTTTTGTAGTTATTGAAACTCTCTGCACATGAAGGAATTTTAGCtatttttatgtgattatgtAAAATTTAAACAGTCTTTTCAAAGTGAATCGGCTATTTTTGATGTGATAATGTAAAGTATACAATGTAGAATCGTTACTGATTCATTTGTTAgtatctttgtatatttatattttattatcgAAGagtattttttgctttttcttgtGGCAGGTCTTGCCCTTGAGGCAAGAGTTATTGAGTATCTTCTAAATTAGTAAAGAATATAGCAGGGCTAATTTATGCCCATGAGGTATAACTTGTTCCTATGGGGCTGTCTTATCATTATTATATGCGACTGCTACATGAGTATTTTGATCATTGTGAACATTTCAATCATATTTGTCCTCGATTAAATGGCATAAAATAAGAAGCAGTTTAGACCTTGTAATCTAAGGGTCATCTACTCCTCCTCAGTAGTTGgttctccacttttatttatttggttagatgCTTGATTTTGTTGATTGGTAtcatcttattttttactcgCAATTGAATACTCCCCCGTGCttttctttttgtagtttttaatgtttattgcttttgttcttggcttatagtattttagtttttggtctAGAAGATTTATTCTCAT comes from Capsicum annuum cultivar UCD-10X-F1 chromosome 2, UCD10Xv1.1, whole genome shotgun sequence and encodes:
- the LOC124896236 gene encoding DUF21 domain-containing protein At1g47330-like yields the protein MYPSKAKILLVVKNQHLLLCTLLIGNSLAMEPLPIFLDKLVPSWAAILVFVTLILIFKEIIPQAICTRYRLTVGATVAPLVQLLLWLFFLISYPISKVMGHIALLRRAELKIFVNFHGNEVLPLRQELLSIF